One genomic segment of Streptomyces sp. TLI_146 includes these proteins:
- a CDS encoding DMT family transporter: MTLTVALAVLLAAVTHASWNAMAHTIRDQLVAFTLIGGGGTVIGAVLAVFAPLPASGAWPYLVASALLHTAYQVLLMRSFSLGDFGQMYPIARGTAPLVVTVLAVLFVGESLNAWQAAGVAVASAGLVGVALWGIRGSGARPHWPALVAAGATGLSIASYTVVDGVGVRASGTPVGYIAWLMVLEGLLIPGYALYRRRGALVAQLRPYAVRGLLGAALSMTAYGLVLWAQTRAPLAPVAALRESSIIVGAAIGALFFKERFGGPRIAAAGVLVVGIGLLLRAG, encoded by the coding sequence GTGACGCTGACCGTCGCGCTGGCCGTCCTGCTCGCCGCCGTCACCCACGCCTCGTGGAACGCGATGGCGCACACGATCAGGGACCAGCTGGTCGCGTTCACGCTGATAGGCGGCGGGGGGACGGTGATCGGCGCGGTGCTGGCGGTGTTCGCGCCGCTGCCCGCCTCGGGCGCCTGGCCGTACCTCGTCGCCTCGGCCCTGCTGCACACCGCCTACCAGGTGCTGCTGATGCGGTCGTTCAGCCTGGGCGACTTCGGGCAGATGTATCCGATCGCGCGGGGCACGGCGCCGCTGGTGGTGACCGTGCTGGCGGTGCTGTTCGTCGGCGAGAGCCTGAACGCGTGGCAGGCCGCGGGGGTGGCGGTCGCCTCGGCGGGGCTAGTCGGGGTCGCCCTGTGGGGCATCCGGGGCTCGGGGGCGCGGCCGCACTGGCCCGCGCTGGTGGCCGCGGGGGCGACGGGCCTGTCGATCGCGTCCTACACGGTGGTGGACGGCGTGGGCGTCCGCGCCTCCGGCACGCCCGTCGGCTACATCGCGTGGCTGATGGTCCTGGAGGGGCTGCTGATCCCGGGGTACGCGCTGTACCGGCGCCGGGGTGCGCTGGTGGCCCAGCTCCGGCCGTACGCGGTGCGGGGTCTGCTGGGGGCGGCCCTTTCCATGACGGCGTACGGCCTGGTCCTGTGGGCCCAGACGCGGGCTCCGCTGGCGCCTGTGGCGGCGCTGCGGGAGTCCAGCATCATCGTGGGGGCGGCGATCGGGGCGCTGTTCTTCAAGGAGCGGTTCGGGGGGCCGCGGATTGCTGCGGCGGGGGTGTTGGTGGTGGGGATCGGGTTGCTGCTGCGGGCGGGGTGA
- the rsmA gene encoding 16S rRNA (adenine(1518)-N(6)/adenine(1519)-N(6))-dimethyltransferase RsmA translates to MSTTEPDALLGPADIRELAAALGVRPTKQRGQNFVIDANTVRRIVRTAGVRPDDVVVEVGPGLGSLTLALLEAADRVTAVEIDDVLAGALPGTIAARLPAKKDRFALVHSDAMVVQELPGPAPTALVANLPYNVAVPVLLHMLDRFPTIERTLVMVQAEVADRLAAKPGNKVYGVPSVKANWYAEVKRAGSIGRNVFWPAPNVDSGLVSLVRRTEPVATTASKAEVFAVVDAAFAQRRKTLRAALAGWAGSAALAEEALVAAGISPQARGEALTVEEFARIAEAKK, encoded by the coding sequence GTGAGCACCACTGAGCCCGATGCCCTCCTCGGCCCCGCCGACATCCGTGAACTGGCCGCAGCGCTGGGCGTACGCCCCACCAAGCAGCGCGGTCAGAACTTCGTCATCGACGCCAATACGGTCCGCCGGATCGTACGGACGGCGGGGGTGCGGCCCGACGACGTCGTGGTGGAGGTCGGGCCCGGCCTCGGCTCGCTGACCCTGGCGCTCCTGGAGGCGGCGGACCGGGTGACGGCCGTCGAGATCGACGACGTCCTCGCGGGCGCGCTGCCCGGCACGATCGCGGCCCGGCTGCCCGCGAAGAAGGACCGCTTCGCGCTGGTCCACTCCGACGCGATGGTGGTCCAGGAGCTGCCGGGGCCCGCCCCGACCGCACTGGTCGCGAACCTTCCGTACAACGTGGCCGTGCCCGTCCTCCTGCACATGCTGGACCGCTTCCCGACGATCGAGCGCACCCTGGTGATGGTCCAGGCGGAGGTCGCGGACCGGCTCGCGGCGAAGCCCGGCAACAAGGTGTACGGCGTGCCGTCGGTGAAGGCCAACTGGTACGCGGAGGTCAAGCGCGCCGGGTCCATCGGCCGCAACGTCTTCTGGCCCGCCCCGAACGTCGACTCGGGCCTGGTCTCGCTGGTGCGGCGCACCGAGCCGGTGGCGACCACCGCCAGCAAGGCGGAGGTCTTCGCGGTGGTGGACGCGGCCTTCGCCCAGCGCCGCAAGACCCTGCGGGCCGCGCTGGCCGGCTGGGCCGGTTCGGCCGCGCTCGCCGAGGAGGCGCTGGTCGCGGCCGGGATCTCGCCGCAGGCGCGCGGCGAGGCGCTGACGGTGGAGGAGTTCGCGCGGATCGCGGAGGCGAAGAAGTGA
- a CDS encoding penicillin-binding transpeptidase domain-containing protein, translating to MRSGAKAAIVGGVFVVVGTGVVYGGYQMLAGDDSSPGPHTKAAPVRTGPPRADEITKTAQAFFDAWSKGDATAASALTNNNAAAQTVLAAFHDEAHVDKVTITPGTATGATVPYTVKAEVAYEGKTAPLAYSSQLTVVRGVTTGKALVDWQPAVVHPKLKAGQKLVTGAAKNPEIEAVDHRGRVLTKEKYPSLGVVLDALRQKYGAKADGTPGVETWIEGGGADSTPNQTLLTLAKGKPGKLTTTLDADVQAAAEQAVKQFAESSVVAIEPTSGAIRAIADNRRDGFPASLQASIAPGSTMKIVTGAMIIQNGVGGANQKVECPATVPWEGYTFHNLKDFTIPGGTLTDAFARSCNTAFIKPVKPLTGKGVAGTALGQTARDYFGLGQNNWKLGGVKSFDGSVPESSGVETAASYIGQGKVQMSPLDMASVSATVINGGFRQPVIVPKDLDGRELATAKPLPDSLAAQLRQMMHAAAVNGTAVKAMAGVPGPKGAKTGSAEVDQQGKSNSWFTGYGNGLAAAALVQSGGHGGDAAGPIVARVLRAG from the coding sequence ATGCGCAGTGGAGCCAAGGCCGCCATCGTCGGCGGCGTGTTCGTGGTGGTCGGCACCGGCGTGGTGTACGGCGGCTACCAGATGCTGGCCGGGGACGACTCGTCCCCGGGCCCGCACACCAAGGCCGCGCCGGTACGGACCGGGCCGCCCCGCGCCGACGAGATCACCAAGACCGCGCAGGCCTTCTTCGACGCCTGGTCGAAGGGGGACGCGACGGCGGCGTCGGCCCTGACCAACAACAACGCCGCCGCACAGACCGTGCTCGCCGCCTTCCACGACGAGGCGCACGTGGACAAGGTGACGATCACGCCGGGGACGGCCACGGGGGCGACCGTTCCGTACACGGTGAAGGCGGAGGTCGCCTACGAGGGGAAGACGGCGCCGCTCGCCTACAGCTCCCAGCTGACCGTCGTCCGGGGCGTGACCACCGGCAAGGCGCTGGTGGACTGGCAGCCGGCCGTCGTCCACCCGAAGCTGAAGGCGGGCCAGAAGCTGGTGACCGGGGCGGCCAAGAACCCCGAGATCGAGGCCGTCGACCACCGGGGGCGGGTGCTGACCAAGGAGAAGTACCCCTCGCTGGGCGTGGTCCTGGACGCCCTGCGGCAGAAGTACGGCGCCAAGGCCGACGGCACGCCCGGCGTGGAGACCTGGATCGAGGGCGGCGGCGCCGACAGCACCCCGAACCAGACGCTGCTCACCCTGGCCAAGGGCAAGCCCGGCAAGCTGACGACGACGCTCGACGCGGACGTACAGGCGGCGGCCGAGCAGGCGGTGAAGCAGTTCGCGGAGTCGTCGGTGGTCGCGATCGAGCCGACCAGCGGGGCGATCCGGGCGATCGCCGACAACCGCAGGGACGGGTTCCCCGCATCCCTCCAGGCGTCCATCGCGCCCGGCTCCACGATGAAGATCGTCACGGGCGCGATGATCATCCAGAACGGGGTGGGCGGCGCGAACCAGAAGGTCGAGTGCCCGGCGACGGTCCCGTGGGAGGGCTACACCTTCCACAACCTCAAGGACTTCACCATCCCCGGCGGCACCCTGACCGACGCGTTCGCCAGGTCCTGCAACACCGCCTTCATCAAGCCGGTGAAGCCGCTCACCGGCAAGGGCGTCGCCGGGACCGCGCTCGGCCAGACCGCCCGGGACTACTTCGGGCTCGGCCAGAACAATTGGAAGCTCGGCGGGGTGAAGTCCTTCGACGGCAGCGTCCCGGAGTCCTCCGGCGTGGAGACCGCCGCCTCCTACATCGGGCAGGGCAAGGTCCAGATGAGCCCGCTCGACATGGCGTCCGTCTCGGCCACCGTGATCAACGGCGGGTTCCGCCAGCCGGTGATCGTGCCGAAGGACCTGGACGGCCGCGAACTGGCCACCGCCAAGCCGCTGCCCGACTCGCTGGCCGCCCAGCTCCGGCAGATGATGCACGCGGCGGCCGTCAACGGGACGGCCGTGAAGGCGATGGCAGGGGTGCCCGGACCCAAGGGCGCCAAGACCGGCTCGGCCGAGGTGGACCAGCAGGGCAAGTCCAACAGCTGGTTCACCGGGTACGGCAACGGGCTCGCCGCCGCCGCGCTCGTCCAGTCCGGCGGACACGGCGGGGACGCGGCGGGGCCGATAGTGGCGCGGGTGCTGCGGGCGGGCTGA
- a CDS encoding energy-coupling factor ABC transporter ATP-binding protein yields MTSSTNSSASPASLEVSGLAFAYPDGHQALFGVDLTVGRGERVALLGPNGAGKTTLVLHLNGILTGGAGSVKVAGLPVEKRNLAEIRRRVGIVFQDPDDQLFMPTVREDVAFGPAASGMRGAELEARVHQALERVGMAEYADRPPHHLSFGQRRRVAVATVLAMEPEILVLDEPSSNLDPASRRELADILRALDVTVLMVTHDLPYALELCGRSVILSGGTIAADGKTADVLADEELMRTHRLELPFGFDPRAAAAKA; encoded by the coding sequence GTGACTTCTTCCACGAACTCCTCCGCTTCCCCCGCCTCCCTTGAGGTGAGCGGTCTCGCCTTCGCCTATCCCGACGGCCACCAGGCCCTGTTCGGGGTCGACCTGACGGTGGGGCGCGGTGAGCGGGTCGCGCTGCTCGGCCCCAACGGCGCGGGCAAGACCACCCTGGTCCTGCACCTCAACGGCATCCTCACGGGCGGAGCGGGCTCGGTGAAGGTGGCCGGACTCCCCGTGGAGAAGCGGAACCTGGCCGAGATCCGGCGCCGGGTCGGCATCGTCTTCCAGGACCCCGACGACCAGCTCTTCATGCCCACGGTCCGCGAGGACGTGGCGTTCGGCCCGGCCGCGTCGGGGATGCGCGGGGCGGAGCTGGAGGCGCGGGTGCACCAGGCGCTGGAGCGCGTCGGCATGGCGGAGTACGCGGACCGGCCCCCGCACCACCTCTCGTTCGGCCAGCGCCGCCGGGTCGCGGTGGCGACCGTGCTCGCGATGGAGCCGGAGATCCTGGTCCTGGACGAGCCGTCGTCGAACCTGGACCCGGCGTCCAGGCGCGAACTGGCCGACATCCTGCGGGCGTTGGACGTCACCGTGCTGATGGTCACGCACGACCTGCCGTACGCGCTGGAGCTGTGCGGCCGGTCGGTGATCCTCAGCGGGGGGACGATCGCGGCGGACGGCAAGACGGCGGACGTCCTGGCGGACGAGGAGCTGATGCGCACCCACCGCCTGGAGCTGCCGTTCGGCTTCGACCCGAGGGCGGCGGCGGCGAAGGCGTAG
- a CDS encoding TatD family hydrolase has product MSAAKDAPPPLPEPLGVAVADSHTHLDMQSTTVEEALTKAASVGVTTVIQVGCDLKGSQWAADTAEAHENVHAAVALHPNEAPRIVLGDPDGWSRQGARQPGGDAALDDALAEIDRLAALPHVKAVGETGLDYFRTGADGMAAQERSFRAHIEIAKRHGKALVIHDREAHADVLRILREEGAPDRTVFHCYSGDAEMAELCAESGYFMSFAGNMTFKNAQPLRDALAVAPLELVLVETDAPFLTPAPYRGRPNAPYLIPITVRAMAAVKSIHEDVLAAAIADNTARAFDY; this is encoded by the coding sequence ATGAGTGCCGCCAAGGATGCCCCGCCGCCCCTGCCCGAACCGCTCGGTGTGGCGGTGGCCGACTCCCACACCCACCTGGACATGCAGTCCACCACGGTGGAGGAGGCCCTGACCAAGGCCGCCTCCGTGGGCGTGACCACGGTGATCCAGGTGGGCTGTGACCTCAAGGGCTCCCAGTGGGCGGCGGACACGGCCGAGGCGCACGAGAACGTGCACGCCGCCGTCGCCCTGCACCCCAACGAGGCGCCCAGGATCGTCCTGGGCGACCCCGACGGCTGGTCGCGCCAGGGGGCGCGGCAGCCCGGCGGCGACGCCGCCCTCGACGACGCGCTCGCCGAGATCGACCGGCTCGCCGCCCTCCCGCACGTCAAGGCCGTCGGCGAGACCGGGCTCGACTACTTCCGGACCGGGGCCGACGGCATGGCCGCCCAGGAACGCTCGTTCCGGGCACACATCGAGATCGCCAAACGGCACGGAAAGGCGCTCGTCATCCACGATCGCGAGGCGCACGCGGATGTGCTGCGCATTCTGCGGGAAGAGGGCGCCCCGGACCGCACGGTCTTCCACTGCTATTCCGGTGACGCGGAAATGGCGGAACTCTGCGCGGAATCCGGGTACTTCATGTCCTTCGCCGGAAACATGACTTTCAAGAACGCCCAGCCGCTGCGCGACGCGCTCGCCGTCGCACCCCTCGAACTGGTCCTGGTGGAGACGGACGCGCCCTTCCTCACCCCGGCGCCGTACCGCGGACGGCCCAATGCGCCGTATCTCATTCCGATTACGGTGCGGGCCATGGCGGCGGTGAAGTCGATTCACGAGGACGTGCTGGCCGCGGCCATCGCGGACAACACCGCGCGCGCCTTCGATTACTGA
- a CDS encoding dolichyl-phosphate-mannose--protein mannosyltransferase: MTSTAPHPLEGHDAGDPPPGWQDRLRRFGYAARPRIGLRDRLVPPYTRPSGQLWAVLKVSPPMAERLVRWSAWGGPLLVTLVAGVLRFWKLGSPDAVIFDETYYAKDAWALINRGYEGAWPKDVDKSIIKDPSSVPIPTDPGYVVHPPVGKYLIGIGEKWFDFTPFGWRFVMAVLGTLSVLMLCRIGRRLFRSTFLGCLAGLLLAVDGLHFVMSRMALLDLVVMFFVLAAFGCLLIDRDRARARLAAALPESEDGDLRPDATVAEGLRLGWRPWRIAAGVMLGLAAGTKWNGLYVLVFFCVMTVLWDAGARRTAGAVRPYRAVLRKDVLPAFVSTVPVALATYLASWTGWFMTDKGYFRDWAHGRDGLSPDHVKLPLLGEVSLPQFDMSWMPESLRSLWHYEAEVYSFHVNLHDKHTYQSNPWSWIVLGRPVSYFYESPSPGTDGCPSDTSGKCAREVLALGTPLLWWAACFAILYVLWRWVFRRDWRAGAIVCGIAAGWLPWLLYQDRTIFFFYAVVFVPFLCLAVAMMIGAILGPPGSDERRRAIGAIGAGVLVLLIVWNFIYFWPLYTGTAIPLDSWRNRMWLDTWV; this comes from the coding sequence GTGACCAGTACTGCGCCACACCCCCTTGAGGGCCATGACGCCGGAGATCCGCCGCCCGGCTGGCAGGACCGGCTGCGCCGCTTCGGCTACGCGGCCCGGCCGAGAATCGGCCTGCGCGACCGGCTGGTGCCGCCCTACACCCGGCCGTCCGGGCAGCTCTGGGCGGTGCTGAAGGTCTCCCCGCCGATGGCCGAGCGCCTGGTGCGCTGGTCGGCGTGGGGCGGGCCGCTGCTGGTCACGCTGGTCGCGGGGGTGCTGCGGTTCTGGAAGCTGGGCAGCCCGGACGCGGTGATATTCGACGAGACGTACTACGCCAAGGACGCCTGGGCGCTGATCAACCGCGGCTACGAGGGCGCCTGGCCCAAGGACGTCGACAAGTCGATCATCAAGGACCCCTCGTCGGTGCCGATCCCCACCGACCCGGGCTATGTGGTGCATCCGCCGGTCGGCAAGTACCTGATCGGCATCGGCGAGAAGTGGTTCGACTTCACCCCGTTCGGCTGGCGCTTCGTGATGGCGGTGCTCGGCACGCTCTCGGTGCTGATGCTCTGCCGGATCGGGCGGCGGCTGTTCCGCTCCACGTTCCTGGGCTGTCTGGCGGGCCTGCTGCTCGCGGTGGACGGGCTGCACTTCGTGATGAGCCGGATGGCGCTGCTCGACCTGGTGGTCATGTTCTTCGTGCTCGCGGCCTTCGGCTGCCTGCTGATCGACCGGGACCGGGCGCGGGCCCGGCTCGCGGCGGCGCTCCCCGAGAGCGAGGACGGCGACCTGCGCCCGGACGCGACCGTCGCGGAGGGCCTGCGCCTGGGCTGGCGCCCCTGGCGGATCGCGGCCGGGGTGATGCTGGGCCTGGCCGCCGGCACCAAGTGGAACGGCCTGTACGTCCTGGTCTTCTTCTGCGTGATGACGGTGCTGTGGGACGCGGGCGCCCGCAGGACGGCGGGCGCGGTGCGGCCGTACCGCGCGGTGCTCAGGAAGGACGTGCTCCCCGCGTTCGTCTCCACGGTCCCGGTGGCCCTGGCGACGTATCTGGCCTCCTGGACCGGCTGGTTCATGACCGACAAGGGCTACTTCCGGGACTGGGCGCACGGCCGCGACGGCCTCTCCCCCGACCATGTGAAGCTGCCGCTGCTGGGCGAGGTGAGCCTGCCGCAGTTCGACATGAGCTGGATGCCCGAGTCGCTGCGCAGCCTGTGGCACTACGAGGCCGAGGTCTACAGCTTCCACGTCAACCTGCACGACAAGCACACCTACCAGTCCAACCCGTGGAGCTGGATCGTCCTGGGCCGCCCGGTCTCGTACTTCTACGAGAGCCCCTCGCCCGGCACCGACGGCTGCCCCTCGGACACCTCCGGCAAGTGCGCCCGCGAGGTGCTGGCGCTCGGCACGCCGCTGCTGTGGTGGGCGGCCTGCTTCGCGATCCTGTACGTGCTGTGGCGCTGGGTGTTCCGGCGCGACTGGCGGGCGGGCGCGATCGTCTGCGGCATCGCGGCGGGCTGGCTGCCGTGGCTGCTCTACCAGGACCGCACGATCTTCTTCTTCTACGCGGTCGTCTTCGTGCCGTTCCTGTGTCTGGCGGTGGCGATGATGATCGGCGCGATCCTGGGGCCACCGGGCTCGGACGAGCGGCGCCGGGCCATCGGCGCGATCGGTGCGGGCGTGCTCGTGCTGCTGATCGTCTGGAACTTCATCTACTTCTGGCCGCTGTACACGGGCACGGCGATTCCGCTCGATTCCTGGCGAAACCGGATGTGGCTGGATACGTGGGTGTGA
- the rsmI gene encoding 16S rRNA (cytidine(1402)-2'-O)-methyltransferase: protein MTGTLVLAGTPIGDIADAPPRLAAELERADVVAAEDTRRLRGLTRALGIHTSGRVVSYFEGNESARTPELVEALEGGARVLLVTDAGMPSVSDPGYRLVAAAVEKDIKVTAVPGPSAVLTALALSGLPVDRFCFEGFLPRKAGERLGRLREVADERRTLVYFEAPHRLDDTLAAMAEVFGAERRAAVCRELTKTYEEVKRGSLKDLAEWAADGVRGEITVVVEGAAESGPAELDAEELVRRVQVREEAGERRKEAIAAVALEAGLPKREVFDAVVAAKNAARQAPADGKGLS, encoded by the coding sequence GTGACCGGAACACTCGTACTCGCAGGGACCCCCATCGGCGACATCGCGGACGCGCCGCCGCGGCTCGCCGCCGAGCTGGAGCGGGCCGACGTCGTCGCCGCCGAGGACACCAGGCGGCTGCGCGGCCTGACCCGGGCGCTCGGCATCCACACCTCGGGGCGGGTGGTCTCCTACTTCGAGGGCAATGAGTCCGCCCGTACGCCCGAGCTGGTCGAGGCGCTGGAGGGCGGCGCGCGCGTGCTGCTCGTGACCGACGCCGGGATGCCGTCGGTCTCCGACCCCGGCTACCGGCTGGTGGCGGCCGCCGTCGAGAAGGACATCAAGGTCACGGCCGTACCCGGGCCCTCGGCCGTGCTCACCGCGCTCGCCCTGTCCGGGCTGCCCGTCGACCGGTTCTGCTTCGAGGGCTTCCTGCCGCGCAAGGCGGGCGAGCGCCTCGGGCGGCTGCGCGAGGTCGCCGACGAGCGCCGCACCCTCGTCTACTTCGAGGCCCCGCACCGCCTCGACGACACGCTCGCCGCGATGGCCGAGGTCTTCGGCGCCGAGCGCCGCGCCGCCGTCTGCCGCGAGCTGACCAAGACGTACGAGGAGGTCAAGCGCGGCAGCCTCAAGGACCTCGCCGAGTGGGCCGCCGACGGGGTGCGCGGCGAGATCACCGTGGTGGTGGAGGGCGCGGCCGAGAGCGGGCCTGCCGAGCTGGACGCCGAGGAGCTGGTGCGCCGGGTGCAGGTGCGCGAGGAGGCGGGGGAGCGGCGCAAGGAGGCGATCGCCGCCGTGGCCCTCGAAGCGGGCCTGCCCAAGCGCGAGGTGTTCGACGCGGTCGTGGCGGCAAAGAACGCGGCACGACAGGCACCCGCGGATGGCAAAGGACTATCGTAA
- a CDS encoding YbaK/EbsC family protein: MNAQDSVAHPRFAEALRALGLDVEVRRFPDATRTAAEAAAAIGCDIGEIVKSLVFEADGVPVIVLMDGSSRVDVERVRHELGAEKVKRAGAELVRETTGYAIGGVPPFGHVRRTRVLADRALLDHDVVWAAAGTPHTVFPLDPKTLIGHAGGALVDVRERTA; the protein is encoded by the coding sequence ATGAACGCTCAAGATTCCGTTGCCCACCCCCGGTTCGCCGAGGCGCTGCGCGCCCTCGGGCTCGACGTGGAGGTACGCCGCTTCCCGGACGCCACCAGGACCGCGGCCGAGGCGGCCGCCGCCATCGGCTGCGACATCGGCGAGATCGTCAAGTCGCTGGTCTTCGAGGCGGACGGGGTCCCGGTGATCGTCCTGATGGACGGCTCGTCGCGGGTGGACGTGGAGCGCGTACGGCACGAGCTGGGCGCGGAGAAGGTCAAGCGGGCCGGGGCGGAGCTCGTACGGGAGACGACGGGGTACGCGATCGGGGGCGTCCCGCCCTTCGGCCATGTGCGCCGCACCCGGGTCCTCGCCGACCGCGCGCTGCTCGACCACGACGTGGTCTGGGCGGCGGCGGGCACACCCCACACCGTCTTCCCGCTCGACCCGAAGACGCTGATCGGGCACGCGGGCGGGGCGCTGGTCGACGTGCGCGAGCGCACGGCGTGA
- a CDS encoding serine hydrolase domain-containing protein, with translation MSDVQGSVGPGYEAVRDAFVRNFTHRGDHGAAVAVYRDGQKVVDLWGGTKDVDGQAPWAVDTAQILRSATKGIAAAVPLLLHQRGQLDLDAPVATYWPEFKAKGKERTLVRHLLSHRAGVPALDRPLSPAEAADGESGPAAVAAQTPFWEPGTEHGYHAQTYGWLLGELVRRVSGRTLGRWVAEEIARPLGADLWIGMPQEETGRVGRVGPTEAPRVPGAITLRPKRDVSAAYADPASLTRRAFGAIDPLPDQNDPAYRAAELPAAGGISTARGLARFYAATIGEVDGRRLFAPATVALARTEESAGPDRVLVVPTRFGLGYMLHGAASPLLGPGSFGHPGSGGSLGFADPESGIAFGYVTNGHQKGVTADPRPQALVRAVREAIGQ, from the coding sequence GTGAGTGACGTGCAGGGGTCCGTGGGCCCGGGGTACGAAGCGGTTCGGGACGCGTTCGTCCGTAACTTCACCCACCGCGGAGACCACGGCGCCGCCGTCGCCGTCTACCGCGACGGACAGAAGGTCGTCGACCTCTGGGGCGGCACCAAGGACGTCGACGGCCAGGCACCCTGGGCCGTCGACACCGCCCAGATCCTCCGCTCCGCCACCAAGGGCATAGCCGCAGCCGTCCCCCTCCTCCTCCACCAGCGCGGCCAGCTGGACCTGGACGCCCCCGTGGCCACGTACTGGCCCGAGTTCAAGGCGAAGGGCAAGGAGCGCACCCTCGTCCGGCACCTCCTCTCGCACCGCGCCGGCGTCCCCGCCCTGGACCGGCCGCTCAGCCCCGCCGAGGCCGCCGACGGCGAGTCGGGACCGGCCGCGGTCGCCGCGCAGACGCCGTTCTGGGAGCCGGGGACCGAGCACGGGTACCACGCCCAGACGTACGGCTGGCTGCTCGGCGAGCTCGTCCGCCGCGTCAGCGGCCGCACCCTCGGCCGCTGGGTCGCGGAGGAGATCGCCCGGCCGCTGGGGGCCGATCTCTGGATCGGGATGCCGCAGGAGGAGACCGGCCGCGTGGGTCGCGTGGGGCCGACGGAGGCGCCCCGCGTCCCCGGCGCCATCACCCTGCGGCCCAAGCGCGACGTCTCCGCCGCCTACGCCGACCCGGCCTCCCTCACCCGCCGCGCCTTCGGCGCCATCGACCCGCTCCCGGACCAGAACGACCCCGCCTACCGCGCCGCCGAACTCCCCGCCGCCGGCGGCATATCCACCGCCCGCGGCCTCGCCCGGTTCTACGCGGCGACGATCGGCGAGGTGGACGGGCGCCGTCTGTTCGCCCCGGCCACGGTCGCGCTCGCCCGTACCGAGGAGTCGGCGGGCCCGGACCGGGTCCTGGTGGTCCCCACCCGTTTCGGACTGGGCTACATGCTGCACGGCGCGGCGTCCCCGCTCCTGGGCCCCGGCTCCTTCGGGCACCCCGGCAGCGGCGGCTCCCTCGGCTTCGCCGACCCGGAGTCGGGCATCGCCTTCGGGTACGTCACCAACGGCCACCAGAAGGGCGTCACCGCCGACCCGCGCCCCCAGGCCCTGGTCCGCGCGGTCCGGGAAGCGATCGGGCAGTAA
- a CDS encoding ubiquitin-like domain-containing protein codes for MSNTQGSHRAARGGRRAATRTAEPPYAEGAPPSYDTYETQPAEVPGPRQGAGRDEGSRAGARRAARRRRSAGALFGAGPDTLRKIIPQALVVAFLAGGTTAFLANDKAVRLTVDGVPRTLHTFADDVDELLADQHVSVGDHDIVAPGRHERLAGGDEVVVRYGRPVALTLDGRRRQVWTTAQTVDGALRQLGVRAEGAYLSASRSSEIGRAGIGLDVRTERQVTFLADGRERTIRTNAATVAEAIEEAGISLRGQDTTSVPTAAFPRDGQTITVMRITGTREVREEPIPYEVEKTKDDSLFAGTEVVDRPGQRGFRKVTYALRIVDGVRQKPKKVAEHVVRRPVTQTVRVGTKPLPTSVGGADHLDWNGLAHCESGGRPGAVDPTGNYGGLYQFDGRTWHALGGSGLPQHASASEQTFRAKKLYVQRGSSPWPHCGRRLYR; via the coding sequence GTGAGCAATACGCAGGGCAGTCACCGTGCCGCACGCGGCGGCCGCCGCGCGGCGACCAGAACCGCCGAGCCGCCGTACGCCGAGGGCGCGCCGCCCTCGTACGACACGTACGAGACGCAGCCGGCCGAGGTGCCCGGCCCCAGGCAGGGCGCGGGCCGGGACGAGGGTTCGCGGGCCGGGGCGCGGCGGGCCGCGCGGCGGCGCAGGAGCGCCGGGGCGCTGTTCGGGGCCGGGCCCGACACCCTGCGCAAGATCATCCCGCAGGCGCTGGTGGTCGCCTTCCTCGCGGGCGGGACCACCGCGTTCCTCGCCAACGACAAGGCGGTGCGGCTCACCGTCGACGGGGTGCCGCGCACCCTGCACACCTTCGCGGACGACGTCGACGAGCTCCTCGCGGACCAGCACGTGAGCGTCGGCGACCACGACATCGTGGCGCCCGGCCGCCATGAGCGGCTGGCCGGCGGCGACGAGGTCGTCGTCCGCTACGGCCGCCCCGTCGCGCTCACCCTCGACGGCCGGCGCCGCCAGGTGTGGACCACCGCCCAGACGGTCGACGGGGCCCTGCGTCAGCTCGGGGTGCGGGCCGAGGGCGCGTATCTGTCGGCCTCGCGCTCCTCCGAGATCGGCCGCGCCGGGATCGGTCTGGACGTGCGCACCGAGCGCCAGGTCACCTTCCTCGCCGACGGCCGCGAGCGCACGATCCGCACCAACGCGGCCACCGTCGCCGAGGCCATCGAGGAGGCCGGGATCTCGCTGCGGGGCCAGGACACCACCTCGGTGCCGACCGCCGCCTTCCCCCGCGACGGCCAGACGATCACCGTCATGCGGATCACCGGCACCCGCGAGGTCCGCGAGGAGCCCATCCCGTACGAGGTGGAGAAGACGAAGGACGACTCGCTCTTCGCCGGGACCGAGGTCGTCGACCGGCCCGGGCAGCGGGGCTTCCGCAAGGTCACCTACGCGCTGCGGATCGTCGACGGCGTCCGGCAGAAGCCGAAGAAGGTGGCCGAGCACGTGGTGCGCAGGCCCGTCACCCAGACCGTCCGGGTCGGCACCAAGCCGCTGCCCACCTCGGTCGGCGGCGCCGACCACCTCGACTGGAACGGGCTGGCCCACTGCGAGTCCGGCGGGCGCCCCGGGGCGGTCGACCCGACCGGGAACTACGGCGGGCTCTACCAGTTCGACGGCCGGACCTGGCACGCCCTCGGCGGCAGCGGCCTGCCGCAGCACGCCAGCGCCTCCGAGCAGACGTTCCGGGCGAAGAAGCTCTACGTACAGCGGGGGTCGAGTCCGTGGCCGCACTGCGGCCGTAGGCTGTATCGGTGA